The DNA sequence ATCTCACGCGAGAATATCACTGTTCTGTTCGGTTTCTCTTAGATGTACAATACTTTGCCTTAAAGTTAAGGTGTGCAATATTCTATATCTTTAATTGTGACATTCTAAAGCTTTTCGGAGGAAGAAACAATTAATTGTCTGAAGTATTTCACATGATTTGTTTTGCATTCTTATCGCACTGCGCGCTCtgcataaattatacatgtactataaaatcaaggtaaaatGTGTACCTGCTATTTATACGATCTGTTTGTCACGTATTCTGCAGGGGGAAAATAAGCATTGATACTTCGTTTCAATATCATTATTTCTTCATATGTTAAGCAATGGATACCGGAATGGtaagaatataacatttcttttttttattaaaataaaataatttttcacaacCTTGCCGAACTTGGTTATTTTTATGCAAGATTAACACTCTAGCTGCGAACCCAATCCATATTTGTGTAATAGTATATGCGTCATTAAGATAAAAGTAAAGAATCGCCATTTACAATGCTAAACCtttatgtattgtattgtattgtattgtattgtaatgtagtgcattgcattgcattgcattgcactGTATTGTATTGCCCATCTAGCAGTGTAAGCGGCCGGCCTCGAGTCACACACTCGCTCCTCCTTATTTCTGTGAGTTTGAGccttattattatcattattattataccagctttaaatagcgcccttttcatgataaatttacatatagcaactgcagccacagagggcgcgaaatcatcatctactagtacagacacagagcgatctgaccagagagacagagtgagataaagtccccagaacagacagagagaacattTCAGATACaaacgtgtccggctaacttagcctggctcttttcgaatagacagtctgcgatacacgcgaagccgtctttcctgtgaagaaccagtacaggcctctatttaggtgggagacactcaagagcatctcagaaatttccagtgcctgaaccgggattcgaatcccggacctctggattgagagtcgagcgtgttaccactagaccaacgGCCCACCTAAGCCTTATTAGGTCGTCATGTGTAGAACATATCCAACTTGCTGTTGTTCTACATAAGAGCCCGTCCATGCCTGAAATATATGAGGACCCATAACTGGGTTATTTCTACACCATCAAAACTCGAAATATGGAGGCCATAGTAGTAGCCACCTATATCAACTTGATGCCTATGGCCACAATTTCGCATGTAGCTCTCTCCAGGTCTTTCCAGGGcatctggtgtcttcctccatcatcaaagaaGTTGGCTGAAAAGTTCTgtaagacctataattgtgttggtgcggcgtttaatccaacaaaaaaaaacaactaatacATAGAAAATACAATGACAAACATTCATTGATCATATGAAGTTCCTTTGTAAGACAGTTTTActcttaaaaagaaaacaaattgatgaagtaaaaaaaataaaacggatCTATGgtatatttttaccaaattatttaagtaacttaaataaataaacaataaccAATTAATCGAACAAAATTTTCCTTAAAAATGGCTTTCATCTTAATGGTACTGTACCGGCGtgtgaaaataagaaaattacaaaatatacttctagaatttaaaaaaagaattgtgAAAGATTTTATTAGATAAGATTTTATGATTTCGCTGTTAATATGTTATTAGCATTAATAAGACCACATTAACATAGTTACTCCAGCAAGTGTAGTTATAAGTCGGCTCTGTCCGACGAATCATTAACAATAACGTTACTCCTTTAACTCTTCACAGCGACTATGAATACTGTTTGGCAATTAAGTGATATTAGCAAATCGTGTAAGATGTTTCAGTGTCAGGATAAACCCAGTTTGATTGCAAAACGTTTTCGCATTGAAACTTCTAAGGTTTAGCAATACATTGTATATCACCAAACCGCAGAAATAGTTGGTAAACGAACAGCATCTTTACCAGTAATTTAACAGTCGAAGACATGTTGTACAGTGTTGTCCCGAGCAACTGGATATTAAACTACATCACGTACTTTCAAAAAGttgttcacatttttaaaaaaaggtgaaTTTGTAAACCATATAATGAAACTACGTTAAACTTAGTTATGTGAATTTTCAGCATTggaacattattgcaaatgcataaaAACGAAGACATGTACACTTCTTCGAAAAGATGATGAGCTTTAAGAGGCGCTGAATTAAGGGCATTTTTTCCAGTAAATTTACAATTATTCTATAGAgaaatgtatatgtttatatgctgttcaattttcaagtAAAGCGTCTATTTCTTTCTACGATTTGGTTGTGTTTGATTATTTTCATGTCCTAGTAGTACGTTAGACGTAAACTAGCGTTTACAATAAGTTTGAATTTCTACTGCAGTTATCATTATGCTaaacggttttttttttatttcactttttctcGTATCGGCCATGTTTTATAACCTCTATCCAAGTGATTTTGTGCTCTAGcacacatatatattttgttcaaattatgattGTGAATTtctaaatgtacaaatattttcatttaaagcatgACTCATTGGTGGCTCTATCAGAAAAAGCACTTAATCCACGATAACACTTAATCTACGATAACACTTAATCCATAACACTTAATCCACGATAACACTTAATCCACGATAACACTTAATCCACGATAACAAACGTATCTGCTGATCAATAATAAGAAACGATGGTTTTATCCGATAAACCTAAACCCTACAGATTCCTAAAACGACAGAGACATTTTCCGAAAGGTAACATTTAATTCAACATGTTAAACATAACCTTGTACAAGAACATGAAATATGTTTTCTGTAACAATAAACTAACCACATTCAGATCGAAGAGATTTAGCATAGGCTGACATGCATTTCCATCTTTCATAGAACGGACATCCCTAAGTATTGTAAACCGCAATTCTTCAAAttcattcatttaaaaagttaaaaaccattaacttttaatagtcattttattctatttatcattggTTACAGTGAAGCAATGTACATAGTTTTCAATAGATATTCAATAAAGTGAATAACTAATATCTGAAAGCAAAATGTTGTCAATTTAATACTTGAATTGGTGATtgagaacaaaaaaaaagcacttatatgatataaaattctggactgttttgtatgttttatatatggTAAACACCGCTTACTTCTACAATTTAATTTGTTGGGTTTACATAGTTTTTTTGTTACACATTATTACACATTATGTACCTTGTTATATGCTATGTTCAGCTTAACTAGAATTGATACTTGGTCAGTTACCAATTTTCCAACCTACGCATTCCCCTTTGTGTTTCAAACTGCATGTGACAACTAGGCGGTTTTTGCTTCTTTGGCTATCCCTCCGCAAACATTAGTAAGAAATGTAGCTAACCTCAAGTTACATCAAGTGATTTCACATTAAATTAGTCGTTGGGGCTGATGAAGTAAAGAGTGACAAGGAAAATTTCtgtcttaaggtttaggagtatatcatcgaagcacagaaatatttgataaacaacatctttaccaatgtTTTAcctaaccattacatgttctgccgtactgtcccacACGACggatacctaaactattctgaaaaagttgtccccctttgaaaatgaatgccatttgtaaagaaataaaaataaacaattactgaaaactgCGTTTCACCTAGTTTTGTGAACTTTCAATACTGgtacattatttaaaatgcatcaaaacgaacatatgtaacagttctgtGCAACCGGCGagattttaaatgcgttttactgtccagaagtgtgaccCCTTTAGTCGGTCCTTTTCCGggattcaatgtttatatcagtatactgacacttgtttcgtagagtaatatacatgttttacatgctgtttaattttcatgtgaaacaacttgttctttctatgatttggtgatgtttgaattattttctcACAACGTACGGCTAAGCGTTAAATTCAAATGTGTACTCGTTTGGTTGGTTGATACTCTTGGGATCGGCAAGGCTGGATTAAACGGGGGTGCATCCCTAAATTCCTGCGAGCATACAAATTTCATAGCCAAAAATTGTGACACTAGCCTAAAATATTCAATCTGATCAAAATGTTTAGTAGTACTTATAATTGCCGAAGCGGTGGGACCGGTCGACATTCAAATCAAAAAGCTATCAActtgtcaaacattttttaacacGTTACAAATTTAAAATACGACATTGGGCCTATCTTTTATGCTCAGACTATATATCGTTATCAAATATACTTGGATAACACCATTTGAGTTACATTGATTATATCCGGGGTATCCCCTAGAAAATCCGTCTCCTAATCGTGGATCTGCCACTTATCGAAAAACATATAATCTCCGTTCATTTTGATATAACGTGAAAGAGCAAACATTCTTTATTGATCAagatgtatttttaaaatctCAAGCGATATTTTATCTTTCGTGTTTATCACTGTTGATCTGCACGCCGGCTCATAAAATTATTCGTCCTGAATAGTTATATAAacagtttgttcaaattacatagggaaatataaatgttttgaatattCATAAACAGTCATATTTTAAGCAATGGAAACCACAACGGTAAGAGCACAAGTTTCTTTCATGTATTTATCACAAAGTAATCTTGCCtaattacattatttttaagGAAGATTCACCTTTTTAGCCACGTAAAACACCTTTCGTATCAGATACCTGGAGTTTGGATTCCAGTAAAGCTTGGTTCATTATGTTGTTTTATGCGTCATAACGatgaacttaaaatatatgtattcgcattatcaatataaaaataacGCTGGAAACCTTTCTGTTCGCACAGGCTTTCAAATAACTTGCACCTCACCTCTGTCGGTTTGAGTATCATTCCAGCcgtcatgtgagaaagccatctagCTTACTTACGGATATCAGTGGTTCTAAATAAGCGTCTCAGATATAATATGTACCTTGGATCTTTCTCTGCCAATAAAAGACCAAAAAGTCACATTATTACCTGATTTATGTCAATCTGTTAATACCAAATAAATGTTCTAAGTCTTACCTTAATTTTAAACGTGCAGTGTATATTGTCCCACGATTACCTGATTAACAACCCTCTTGAAATGTCCAGTCCTTACTTCCACTTGATAAAATTGTATCTTTGGAATGTGAATTTGTGCTTTAAACATGTGTGTATATGCTAGCAATAAGTTAAATGTGAAATGCTTTGTTTTTATCTAGTTCGAAGATGTCGTTGAACTGAATGTCGGTGGAAAGCTAATGACAACGTTGCTGAATACGCTAAGACATGAACCGGACAGTATGCTGGCCGCCATGTTTAGTGGACGTCACGTGATTAGTAAGGACAAAGACGGTCGCTATTTCATAGACTGTGATGGTGAAGTGTTTACATACATCATAGATTATCTCCGTTTTGGCAAATTACCGTCGCAGGAAAAGGCTATAGATGTTTATGACCTCGCCAAGTATCTTCAAATTATGTCACTAGCGGAAAAGTTGGAAACCTATCATTCCGTGAAATATCGAAATCAAATTGCCGAACCTAAAACACAGGTACAGAGCAAGGGACATAGAGAGGGGAAACGAAAATGAAAAGAGTAATGCCGGTCCACAAGAAAACAAAGCATTATACTGTATTATccaatttaacccttatcatgcttgacacgactggctctgcctttacgaccagtgtagatcttgatcagcctgcacatgcgtgctgtctgatcatgatctacactgttcgctattcagtcagtatctttttggtaagaaccccttttaatagttaatggtactgtgcaaattgaaagatgggcatattcataatagaaatttagcagggtaagggttaaagaggTCCGGAAAACTAGTGTTTCAAAAACGGGCACTGTTTAGTATTTGCACATCACTGTTTACCACCCTATGTTAAATCTAAATAGGATGTCAACTAAACATCATGTCTAAATAAAATTTTAGTTGGAAAAAAACAAGGTTTCATCAAATgaagtttttctttgaaaaatggaatataaataagtaaatttcaacaaatattagaatgaaataaaaCGAACGTTTGTTAATCTTTTGTCTATAAGGTAAAGATTTCCAATTTATTGAAAACATATAAATTGAATCCAAAACTATTTTATCAATCAAAAAATTGTAAAGCAAATTCTATAATAACTCTTCCAATATCTTATAAAAAGTTATTGACCAggttttcacaattaaattacgATTGTCATTTCTAACTCCATAGCCAGTTTATACTTtcacttttagctcacctgagcatggctcaggtgagttattgtgatcactctatgtccggcgtccgtcgtctgtcggtctgtctgtcgtctgtcaacatttagctatATATttagtgtatgcgatagaggctgtatttttcaattgatcttcataaaattttgtcaaaatgatcaccttaataaaatctaggtcaagtttaaaaacggattacctggggtcaaaaattaggtcactaggtcaaatcaaagaaaaacattgtgtatgcaatagaggctgtactttgttattgatcttcatgcattttggtcagaatgataaccttgttaaagtctaggtcaagttagaatatgggttatctgaggtcaaaaactaggtcactaggtcaaatcaaagaaaaaccttgtgtatgcaatagagactgtattttttaattgatcttcatgaattttagtcagaatgattttcttgataaaatctaggtcaagatagaatatgggttatctgagttagaatctaggtcactaggtcaaatcaaagataaactttgtgtatgccagatcaaattaaagaaaaatcttgtgtacgcaataggggctgcaatttacatttgatagtcataaaatttagccagaataattaccttaatgaaatctaggtcaagttagaatacgggtcacatgtggtcaaaaattaggtcactaggtcaaatcaaagaaaaaaaattgtatgcgatagagactgtattttgtaatcgatcttcatgaaatttggtcagaatgattattatttttattagccttgatgaaattgaggtcgagtttgaatatgggtcttctggggcggaaaactatgtcactaggtaaaatcaatgaaaaaccttgtatatgcaatagaggctgtagtttccaattgatcttcatgaattttagtcagaatgattgccttgataaaatctgggtcaagttagaatatgggttatctaagGTCAGAAACTAGGactggtcattaggtcaaatcaaagataaaccttgtgtatacaataaaggctgcattttacaccggatcttcatgaaatttgaccagaatgtttgtctgaatgaaatctagattgagtttgaatatgggttacgtaggttcaaaaactaggtcacccggtcaaattaagtaaaaatcttgtgtacgcaataggggctgcattttacactggatattcatataatttagtcagaataattgccttgatgaaatctaggtcaagttagaatatggatCATTTGTGGCCAAAAgtttggtcactaggtcaaatcaatggaaaaccttgtgtattcgatagagactgtattttttaattgatcttcatgaaatttggtcagaatgatagccttgatgaaattaaggtcaagtttgaatgtggtcatctggggtcaaaaactaggtcgctaggacaaatcaaaggttATACCAATGTAATATGGGTATCATAATGCAAGCATAAGGAAAGTTCGGCCTGTTGGTTACacgtaaacaaacatattttttctgcGTAGCAAGGAACTATATACTATGTTTGAGTAGAGGCATGCTACTGAGACATAAAAGTAACCACAAAAATATTCCATGTACGCttttcaaatgataaatattGATAGGCTGTGTAATTGTGAAAGATCGTAAAATATCACTATTTTTGCCAATCGTTCTGCATTATTTTTACAACCATTAtgcattatttttacaataaacacacaaaatggaaCTGGAAGTGGAAAGACAtttagaaaataatgttttctatTCAATAAAAGACTTCTGTTGATAAATTGTATTAACTTTGATATAGCAAGGCTTCCTTTTGTAAATAAACGGAAATCTGAAAAactatggcggccatattggcggccatcttaaAATGTTAGTGTTTCCACCCGCTTTGGCAACTAAGCAATGGGTTTATTGAAACTTAATACGATTGGCtgccaaaagaaataaaacaaaatgattggGCTCAAAAAGGTAAATGTGCACCATCTCTTGGACTATATGTTGTACATTCTAGTCACGTACCAATACCTGCCAGTAAAGGTACCTAGAGCTTTGGTTAAGCTTGGATCATTACTGTGTTGTTTATGCGTGACTACGATGAACTTATAGTATATGCGTTAGCAATATCAATGCAAAAACCAGTTGGATAACCTTTCTGTTTGCACAGTTCTttaaatcacttgcacctcacctTTGTCAGTTCGAGCATCATTTAGAccgtcatgtgaggaagacatccagttGACTTACGGTTGTCAGTGGTTCTAAATAAGAACCCATCCATGTCAGAAATAATACGGGATGTACCTAAGACCTTTTTCTGCCAATAAAAGCCCAAACGGTCACACTATAACCTGAATTATGTCGATTTGATATAACaccaaataaaatacatataaagtgtgtttttggtgaatgttttataaaagcaattttcgtttgctgtgcatttaaatatgataaattaacgataatgccgcataaatatttgaagttgatgctttagaaataaataaattagagtAATAAAATAGTAGTTATTTTCTTCAGTCTTCTACGCAGTTATCTCTCTTATTTATAGAAATAGATTTCTGAAGTCGaggggaagcaactcctgcgagCAGTTTGACAATTTTTTGAAAAGACTGCCCCAGTAACAATAAGAAAAGTTAtgtttggaaacttattatttcgtactggtaacaggaagagtttggtatattgggtaaAACGCTATAACTTCCTCCAACCTTATTACATACACGTGTATTTCATAAATGTATGTGTACATGTGACCTATAAGTTAAACGTTAAAAGCTTCTTTTATCTAGTTTGAAGATGTCGTCGAACTGAATGTCGATGGAAAGCTAATGACAACGTTGCTGAAAACGCTAAGAAAGGAACCCGACAGTATGCTGGCCGCCATGTTTAGTGGACGTCAAGTTGTCAGTAAGGACAAAGACGGTCGCTATTTCGTAGATTTTGATGGTGAAGTATTCAAGTTCATCTTAGATTATCTCCGTTTTGGCAGATTACCACCACAGGAAATGGCTCTAGATGTTTTTGACCTCGCCAAGTATCTTCAAATTGTGTCACTAGCGAAAAAGTTGGAAATCTTTCATTCCGTGAAATATCGAAATCAAATTGCAGAACTTAGAAAGCGTGTAGAGAACAACGGATAtcaaaaagtgaaagaaaaaactATTAATGAAATTAAGAAGAGTAATGTCGGTCCGCAAGAAAACAAAGTGTTAAATTTTTTTAGTAGTTATGGTAACAGTTGTTGTATCCCCAATAAGGACAGATGCAAAACGCCCGGTGATTTTACTACttctatcaacatttttattgACATTGAAAGTACGTATCTGACAGAAGACATGATGGCGTTACTAGTTCACGAGCTATGTAAACTTGGTTTTGCTAAATACACCGTTACTAGGGAATGGAACAATCGTTGCAAGAATTGCGGGAGCGATAAGGAATTTAAACAGATTATACTCCTTACACATTAACTGTGAATTACTGaaacaataacattaaatttattaCAGACTAACTGTAATTTTATTACACGTACCACGAAGAACAATGTCACAGACATGTCAGTAAcatgtttttaaagcttttataATAAGCATTTTACTTTTGTACAGCAATGCGTTCACTATTGTAATATAGAAAGCTGAAATACTTACATAAAAATAGTCAAACATATTTGgttaaaagtggaaaaaaatatatacataaatatgaagTAAAATACCTATCATTGATTATATCTTTGATACTGACTGTCTTGATTACGATCTTGGTGCAGTAAACCTctgacaacaaacaaaaaataacataataacGTGCTAGAAGGGCGTGAGATGTGTTGTGCGTTTCATTACCTTGCCTTACACTTCCTAGGTAATTTTTATAATGTAACGTAAATTCTAACCACTATCATATATATACACAAAGCAAATCTACTTCtactgtctgtctgtttgtttaaatgtatgtatttttgtatgtaaattgaTTGATATGTAAATATATTGGCCACAAGAGGTATAGTAACCCGAAAATGGTTGAGGAAATTATGTAAGGCGGAGTTAACCCTGCAAAAGGGGGCACAGGGTTCCTCCTatgaaaattatgacatttaaAACTTGTTGTGTAAATATTAGTAAATAAATGAGTGTTCCGCTAGTATGGTAACCTACCTGTTCTATTAAcgatatagttttttttttaattcttcatggAATAACATTGTTGAATCACTTTTTTTTCGACAACTAggaatattgtttatgtaagGTTATTTATCATAGATGCCTTAAAACTTTGAACCATCTAGCTCATATGTCAAAGATTGCAATGTTCTCACTTGAAGATGTTATATAGTATTCATCTCATTACGTGTGTTTCTTTTTTACTatcatttgtataatatatgaCTTCTGTATACCGAAATCCTTGCCGACACCGAATGACCGATTAGCACTGTAAGGCTGGATAATGATTGTGTTCTTATATAACTTTGTATTATTTATGTATGTTCTATACCcgtctataataataataaatacgtTTCGCATACATGGTTGTTTGGCTGTAGAATTTCTGGATATTGACGTTACGTCATTTGCTGTTAAGGGATTTCATTGCGTTTTGTTAAGataaaaaatgctgaaaatactACTACCTATCAAGTACTTTTCAAATAATCAGAATAAGTTTTCGTTTCTGTTTGGTATACTGACTTTTTGTCATGAAAgtatattatatcatatcaaCTGAAATAAAGTTCAACAATTTCGAACTACTGAGTTGTCAATTGATTTGTACAAGAACgttagttttcatattttaaacatttaggAACTAAGAACGGATATGTTGTTTCTGTTGTAATTAAATCTATTGCCTAGTAACTTTACGAGATGATCATTAAACGgcttataaaatttatataaaagtttgTATGTTTGGTGCCACATTTCTCCAACCTCTGCTTTTCGCTTAAAGTTTGTATTTGCCTCTGTCCGTCCTGCGATCTTTTCCATCAAACGTGTGGATGGCAACcctgtaaaaatgcacttttgatgatttcattttaatcagACCATACGTCTGAATACTATTTAATTTAAAACGTATAATGTATTCAAACGTTAGCGAAAAACACAGAACTTTTTGTATGGTGAtattaaatgacgtcataaagCAGGTGTCTGGACCTTTTAAAGGATCTGCCAACCATAAAAAGTGATTCAAGTTCCAAAAATAGTACAGTTCTAATTTTCATCTAAACCATCTGTAGTTGCAGTAAAATATAGTCTGGTCCAAGTTTTATCTTTATCGTCAGACAAGACAAATAAGTTTTACCCACTTTTTTTCGTTTGAAATTCGTGTGAGTTTGTGAAAGGTGTTTTCAACGTCATTTTGTACATGTTTGTTTTTGTGAATGGCGTCAAAAATAGGCTCTCTTGTATTGTTGCACCAATactgtttatacgaaaataaaggGTTGTTTTCTTTctatgtaataagaaaaaaatgaaattgatatatCTGTCATTGGAAACTACAGATATAATAATGTtctataaaatgataaaaaaagtttatatGATACCTTGGATAAGCTTTAACTTACTCGTTCCTAAGAAGCTAAATATATCTTTCATggacttgtatttatttttggaaaatgcTTCTAGTTTGATAATCTTTATTTGTTCTTTTGGGAATACTCGCATGTAATCTTCGATGTAAATATGGTAAATACCAATTTGTATTCTAACCTGAAAAGACATTAAATAAGCACGAGAAAATGACAGTATTAACATGTTTTGCTGAGGAAGCTCAAAGTAAATCGCAAAACAATTTCATTGAATACTGATCAAAAGAACTATCAGTCAgctattatacaattatcgactttttcataggtttatatcaggatttatcaacccgaaaagagttatattcaccgagccggaggcgaggtgaatataactttttgagggttgataaatcttgatatcaacctatgaaaaagtcaataattgttttattacatgaataaatgtatagtcagtcttgttattataGTTGTAACTATAAtgaagaaataaggaataaatttagactaaatcaggttgatattggttttccaagcacctacttcgatctatttttattttcgtactatttataacccaagataagttgatatgatatgtactcattacttttcgaaccgttttcagccagtcagagaaacaatagaatacagtcatgtaataaaagttTTGATCATTTGTGTGATCTCAGTGATATGTTACTTGattaattgtaaaacaaatttcaaagtcgtGACTATTCATGTTCTGTCTACATCAGTCAAAAATAAATTGGAATGGTAAACCTTTGGGTGGGCTTATCATAAATGGCATGTCTTACATCTGGCATAAAAATAGGTTCGGTCAGTGTGAGAATGTATCAATCTTGGAAAAGTGA is a window from the Mercenaria mercenaria strain notata chromosome 7, MADL_Memer_1, whole genome shotgun sequence genome containing:
- the LOC123555897 gene encoding BTB/POZ domain-containing protein KCTD14-like isoform X2 is translated as MDTGMFEDVVELNVGGKLMTTLLNTLRHEPDSMLAAMFSGRHVISKDKDGRYFIDCDGEVFTYIIDYLRFGKLPSQEKAIDVYDLAKYLQIMSLAEKLETYHSVKYRNQIAEPKTQFEDVVELNVDGKLMTTLLKTLRKEPDSMLAAMFSGRQVVSKDKDGRYFVDFDGEVFKFILDYLRFGRLPPQEMALDVFDLAKYLQIVSLAKKLEIFHSVKYRNQIAELRKRVENNGYQKVKEKTINEIKKSNVGPQENKVLNFFSSYGNSCCIPNKDRCKTPGDFTTSINIFIDIESTYLTEDMMALLVHELCKLGFAKYTVTREWNNRCKNCGSDKEFKQIILLTH
- the LOC123555897 gene encoding BTB/POZ domain-containing protein KCTD14-like isoform X1, which codes for METTTFEDVVELNVGGKLMTTLLNTLRHEPDSMLAAMFSGRHVISKDKDGRYFIDCDGEVFTYIIDYLRFGKLPSQEKAIDVYDLAKYLQIMSLAEKLETYHSVKYRNQIAEPKTQFEDVVELNVDGKLMTTLLKTLRKEPDSMLAAMFSGRQVVSKDKDGRYFVDFDGEVFKFILDYLRFGRLPPQEMALDVFDLAKYLQIVSLAKKLEIFHSVKYRNQIAELRKRVENNGYQKVKEKTINEIKKSNVGPQENKVLNFFSSYGNSCCIPNKDRCKTPGDFTTSINIFIDIESTYLTEDMMALLVHELCKLGFAKYTVTREWNNRCKNCGSDKEFKQIILLTH